A genomic window from Thermodesulfobacteriota bacterium includes:
- a CDS encoding sigma 54-interacting transcriptional regulator → MPKLSLEKVLSNQKNLERVLDNLKDGIIAHDLNRRIFYFNREAENITGYSRKDILGKECHKAFGMPFCGGQCTFLANDSVLTARAEYSTTITTKDGEPRQVEMSYVMMKDNQSRDFGVLVCFRDITDLLQLKASVAESTGFSNIIGRDSKMLMLFRQIRDVASYDYPVHIFGETGTGKELVAKAIHNESQRGGAPFVPINCGALPEGLIESELFGHVKGAFSGAIRDKKGRFELADGGSILLDEIAELPKMLQVKLLRFLQDGIIEKVGGEKAIPVNVRVISATNKDLKREVRKNRFREDLFYRLSVIPVNIPPLRERKIDIPLLIDFFLDQAENEGQKKKKFSDEALSVMMDYNWPGNVRELQNVVLFSIVKCRNKVIKPNDLPMEFKTAKNSLQKRGPSGKLDLDRVNKALIKTGGNKAKAARLLGVGRATLYRFFKEHPNEIKNN, encoded by the coding sequence ATGCCTAAGTTATCTCTTGAAAAAGTATTATCCAATCAAAAGAACCTGGAACGGGTTCTTGACAATTTAAAGGACGGCATCATTGCCCACGATTTGAATCGGCGCATCTTTTATTTTAACCGGGAGGCGGAAAACATCACCGGGTACAGCAGAAAAGACATTCTTGGTAAGGAGTGCCATAAAGCGTTTGGCATGCCTTTCTGCGGAGGGCAATGCACTTTTCTTGCCAACGACTCGGTGTTGACTGCCAGAGCCGAATATTCAACAACCATAACGACAAAAGACGGTGAGCCCCGGCAGGTTGAAATGTCTTATGTGATGATGAAAGATAACCAAAGCCGGGATTTCGGAGTGCTGGTCTGTTTTAGGGACATTACTGACCTGTTACAGCTTAAGGCAAGTGTTGCAGAATCCACCGGGTTTTCCAATATCATCGGTCGGGACAGTAAAATGCTCATGCTGTTCAGGCAGATTAGAGATGTGGCCAGCTATGATTACCCGGTGCACATTTTTGGAGAAACCGGAACAGGCAAAGAACTGGTTGCCAAGGCAATTCATAATGAAAGCCAGCGCGGAGGCGCGCCGTTTGTGCCGATTAACTGTGGCGCCCTTCCCGAAGGGCTGATTGAAAGTGAGCTGTTCGGTCATGTGAAAGGGGCTTTTTCCGGCGCCATCCGTGATAAAAAGGGACGCTTTGAGCTTGCAGACGGCGGCAGTATTTTGCTTGACGAGATTGCAGAACTTCCCAAAATGCTGCAGGTCAAGCTGCTGCGGTTTTTGCAAGACGGCATCATTGAAAAGGTGGGCGGAGAAAAAGCCATACCGGTCAACGTCCGTGTCATCAGCGCAACCAACAAGGACCTTAAAAGGGAAGTACGCAAAAACAGGTTTCGGGAAGATCTTTTTTACCGGCTCAGTGTGATTCCGGTAAATATTCCCCCGCTGCGTGAAAGAAAGATCGATATTCCCCTTCTGATAGATTTTTTTCTGGATCAGGCGGAAAATGAAGGTCAAAAGAAAAAGAAGTTCTCCGATGAAGCGCTCTCTGTCATGATGGACTATAACTGGCCGGGAAATGTTCGTGAACTGCAAAATGTGGTTTTATTTTCCATTGTGAAATGCCGCAACAAAGTGATTAAACCAAATGACCTTCCCATGGAATTTAAAACTGCTAAAAACAGCCTTCAAAAACGTGGCCCGTCCGGGAAGCTGGATCTTGACCGGGTGAACAAGGCCCTGATCAAAACAGGGGGGAACAAAGCAAAAGCTGCCAGGCTTCTGGGGGTCGGTCGGGCCACGCTGTATAGATTTTTTAAAGAGCATCCAAATGAAATTAAGAACAATTAG
- a CDS encoding FAD-dependent oxidoreductase, with translation MAEYDFDIGIIGGGSGGLTVAAGASQFGAKTLLVEKENELGGDCLHFGCVPSKTLIKSAHIYHFMKNAKEFGLPQTELPPVDYRQIATRIQSVIRTIQKHDSEERFCSLGVKVEFGSPTFSDEHTIRLNGKTYSAKNWVISTGSSPAIPPIEGLNQTPYITNKEIFSLDHLPESMAILGGGPIGIEMGQAFCRLGTKVFIIDRDNQILVKEDKDMADGVMNVMRSEGVVFHLNASIEATKNKGSEKEVIIKDADGNTRRLKAESILVALGRSANVEGLGLEDIGIESSPRGIKVNNRLKTKHKHIYAAGDVTGGYQFTHAAGYEGGIVISNAILHFPRKTDYTFLPWCTYTDPELASIGMNEKAARAAGIKYSIWTEAFKDNDRSLAEGERIGKIKMILDEKEKPLGVQILGPHAGELLGEWVAVLNGKVKLSTLAAAVHPYPTIGEINKRVAGSFFSPKIFSEKIKKGLKFFFQLKGRACELKE, from the coding sequence ATGGCAGAATATGATTTTGATATTGGGATAATCGGTGGTGGCTCCGGGGGGCTTACCGTTGCGGCAGGGGCATCCCAGTTTGGAGCCAAAACACTCCTGGTAGAAAAAGAGAATGAACTGGGGGGCGATTGCCTCCACTTTGGCTGCGTTCCCAGTAAAACCCTGATCAAATCCGCTCATATCTATCATTTTATGAAAAATGCAAAAGAATTTGGCCTTCCCCAAACGGAATTACCACCGGTGGATTATAGGCAGATTGCAACAAGAATTCAATCGGTGATCCGCACCATTCAGAAGCATGATTCTGAAGAAAGATTCTGCTCTCTGGGTGTAAAGGTGGAATTCGGCAGCCCGACCTTCTCCGACGAACACACCATCCGGTTAAACGGAAAAACATATTCAGCCAAGAACTGGGTGATCTCAACGGGCTCATCACCTGCAATTCCTCCCATTGAGGGCCTGAATCAGACCCCATATATCACCAATAAAGAAATTTTTTCTTTGGACCATCTGCCCGAGTCCATGGCTATACTGGGCGGTGGCCCCATTGGAATCGAGATGGGCCAGGCGTTTTGCCGTCTGGGAACGAAAGTGTTTATTATTGATCGTGACAATCAGATCCTTGTCAAAGAGGACAAGGATATGGCGGATGGAGTTATGAATGTGATGCGTTCCGAAGGAGTTGTATTCCATCTAAACGCTTCCATTGAAGCAACCAAAAACAAAGGCTCTGAAAAAGAAGTCATTATAAAGGATGCGGATGGGAACACCAGGCGTTTGAAGGCGGAGTCCATACTTGTTGCTCTGGGAAGAAGTGCCAATGTTGAAGGGCTTGGCCTGGAAGATATCGGCATTGAATCTAGCCCAAGAGGCATTAAGGTGAATAACCGGTTGAAAACAAAACACAAGCATATTTATGCGGCAGGTGATGTGACCGGTGGATATCAATTTACCCATGCCGCAGGATATGAGGGGGGCATTGTGATCAGCAATGCCATTTTACATTTTCCCCGAAAGACCGACTACACCTTTCTTCCATGGTGTACTTACACAGATCCCGAACTTGCCAGCATTGGCATGAATGAAAAGGCCGCCAGGGCAGCCGGAATTAAATATTCCATTTGGACGGAAGCCTTCAAAGATAATGACCGCAGCCTGGCAGAGGGCGAAAGGATTGGAAAGATAAAGATGATCCTGGATGAAAAAGAAAAACCCCTGGGCGTTCAGATTTTAGGGCCCCATGCCGGAGAACTGCTCGGGGAGTGGGTGGCTGTCTTAAACGGAAAAGTGAAGCTTTCCACCCTGGCTGCTGCCGTTCACCCCTATCCGACGATTGGTGAGATCAACAAGCGTGTGGCCGGCTCGTTCTTTTCTCCCAAAATATTTTCTGAAAAAATAAAAAAGGGGCTTAAATTTTTCTTTCAGCTCAAAGGCAGGGCCTGTGAGCTGAAAGAATAG
- a CDS encoding adenylate/guanylate cyclase domain-containing protein: MTSKSGKNSVREIVLLGVFWRILIIEGILLIGTLIYAALTEDKGSVELFWYAIRILSLVAIIVLFMMITLKSFLEKRIISPLETIASANQRFQNDDSSAREVSLPGDAPKEIKGILSSRTQMLDTILKISEERLHLVKFIRDTFGRYLSKKVVDEILESPNGREIGGRRETVTILMSDLRGFTSLSETRDPEEMVQLLNRYLERMSKVIMEYDGMIDEFIGDAILAVFGVPEKHDDDPLRAIACALAMQNALMELNHELMGEGYPALEMGIGVNTGSVIVGNIGSEMRTKYGIVGTTVNIASRIESNTIGGQVLVGEATYRLVKEWVTSAPTQTVMMKGLKKPLVIYPVTAIGPPYDVDLGFRVAGKNGIEISLPFHCWKVEHKKIASESMSGETITLNDNEITASIETRLEPLTDIKLIFDFCTDAHCFDDIYAKILSSEKQKDKMITLLRITSINQKDRDILTKWISEIS; this comes from the coding sequence ATGACAAGTAAAAGTGGAAAAAACAGTGTCAGGGAAATCGTCTTGCTGGGAGTATTCTGGCGTATATTGATCATTGAAGGAATACTGCTGATAGGGACACTTATATACGCGGCTTTAACCGAAGATAAGGGATCTGTAGAACTCTTCTGGTATGCCATAAGAATCTTATCCCTTGTAGCAATCATCGTTTTGTTCATGATGATTACGCTCAAGAGCTTCCTTGAAAAACGAATCATTTCACCTCTTGAAACCATTGCCTCTGCCAATCAGCGTTTCCAGAACGATGACTCCTCAGCAAGGGAGGTAAGCCTGCCCGGAGACGCCCCTAAAGAGATCAAGGGAATCCTTTCCTCCCGTACACAGATGTTGGACACCATACTGAAGATATCAGAGGAACGCCTGCACCTTGTCAAATTTATTCGAGACACCTTCGGTCGCTATCTTTCCAAAAAAGTGGTTGATGAAATCCTTGAGTCACCGAATGGCAGGGAAATCGGCGGAAGAAGAGAAACAGTGACGATCTTGATGTCCGATCTTCGCGGCTTCACCAGCCTGTCTGAAACCAGAGATCCCGAAGAAATGGTGCAGCTTTTGAATCGTTATCTTGAACGCATGTCAAAGGTCATTATGGAATATGATGGGATGATAGATGAGTTCATTGGCGATGCAATCCTGGCAGTTTTCGGCGTGCCCGAAAAACATGATGATGATCCTCTGCGTGCAATTGCCTGTGCCCTTGCAATGCAAAATGCGCTGATGGAATTGAATCATGAGCTGATGGGTGAAGGTTATCCTGCCCTTGAGATGGGAATAGGGGTCAACACCGGATCGGTCATTGTGGGCAATATTGGTTCAGAAATGAGAACAAAATACGGTATTGTGGGAACCACCGTTAACATCGCTTCCAGAATAGAATCCAATACTATTGGCGGGCAGGTTCTTGTCGGAGAAGCCACTTACCGTCTTGTCAAGGAGTGGGTGACCTCAGCTCCTACCCAGACCGTTATGATGAAAGGGTTAAAAAAGCCCCTGGTAATATATCCGGTAACTGCTATCGGGCCACCTTATGATGTTGATTTGGGCTTTCGGGTGGCCGGTAAGAATGGTATTGAAATCAGCCTTCCCTTTCACTGCTGGAAAGTGGAACACAAAAAAATAGCGAGCGAATCCATGTCGGGGGAAACCATAACCCTCAACGATAACGAGATAACCGCGTCAATTGAAACCCGTCTTGAACCCCTGACAGATATTAAACTGATATTTGATTTCTGTACGGACGCCCATTGTTTTGACGATATTTATGCTAAGATTTTATCCTCTGAAAAACAAAAAGATAAAATGATCACCCTGCTCAGAATTACTTCTATCAACCAAAAAGACAGGGATATTCTCACGAAATGGATTTCAGAGATATCTTAA
- the gnd gene encoding decarboxylating 6-phosphogluconate dehydrogenase yields MQLAIIGLGRMGMNMAKRLLQGGHQVVAFNRTPGKTDQLAKEGAIGAYSISQVVDKLSPPRIAWIMLPAGSAVDKHINQLKKILSPNDIVIDGGNTYYKDDIRRSTLLAKSDINFMDVGVSGGIWGLEKGYCLMIGGEKQTYRYVEPIFKTLAPEKGYLFCGGVGAGHFVKMVHNGIEYGMMQAYGEGFDILEASPYGESLDYAAVSHLWNQGSVVRSWLLELMESAFGDDPKLSDIRGYVEDSGEGRWTIQQAIETGVSAPVIALSLMRRFRSQVQDSFSDKVVAALRREFGGHKTKAAGMK; encoded by the coding sequence ATGCAACTAGCGATAATCGGATTGGGTCGAATGGGTATGAATATGGCAAAAAGACTTTTGCAGGGAGGGCACCAGGTCGTCGCTTTTAACCGAACACCAGGCAAGACCGACCAGTTGGCCAAAGAAGGGGCAATCGGAGCCTACTCTATTTCCCAGGTGGTGGATAAACTTTCTCCTCCCCGTATCGCATGGATCATGCTGCCGGCCGGCTCCGCGGTGGATAAACATATCAACCAGCTAAAAAAAATACTGTCTCCCAACGATATTGTGATTGACGGTGGAAACACCTATTACAAGGACGATATTCGAAGGAGCACCCTGCTTGCCAAAAGTGATATTAATTTTATGGATGTGGGTGTCAGCGGAGGTATATGGGGCCTGGAAAAAGGCTATTGCCTGATGATTGGCGGGGAAAAACAGACTTACCGGTATGTTGAGCCCATATTTAAGACCCTGGCCCCCGAAAAAGGATATCTTTTTTGCGGAGGTGTGGGTGCCGGACATTTTGTTAAAATGGTCCATAACGGCATTGAATACGGCATGATGCAGGCCTACGGTGAAGGATTCGATATTTTAGAAGCATCCCCTTACGGTGAGTCACTGGACTATGCCGCAGTGTCGCACCTTTGGAATCAGGGGAGTGTGGTTCGCTCATGGTTACTTGAACTGATGGAATCCGCCTTTGGAGACGATCCTAAACTTTCGGATATCAGAGGGTATGTGGAAGATTCGGGAGAAGGCCGCTGGACCATACAGCAGGCGATCGAAACCGGCGTATCGGCACCGGTCATTGCTTTATCTTTAATGCGCAGATTTCGATCTCAAGTACAGGATTCTTTCTCAGATAAAGTGGTGGCCGCCCTTCGACGGGAGTTTGGCGGGCATAAGACCAAAGCGGCAGGCATGAAGTGA
- a CDS encoding MFS transporter: MSRLSHILAFFGLGRSTIGMLFMVILVGMGERMAERFLPVYLIAIGGSVISIGLLNGLDNLLSALYAYPGGYLSDRIGTKRALLVFNLFAMCGYLMVIFIPLWQAVLVGAVFFLSWSAISLPATMSLITKVLPMNKRTMGVSMLSLVRRFPMALGPIMGGLCIGLWGERDGVRAAFVVALLLSVVATIVQQSLIEDDHGQASQKGYVSPEKNPLKLLRYMSPALKRLLVADILVRFCEQIPYAFVVIWSMKTIANPVSAVQFGFLSGIEMVVAMLIYVPVAYFVDQSTKKPFVVTTFIFFTLFPLVLLFCQSFQLLVLAFILRGLKEFGEPTRKALIMDLAPEDRKAGMFGLYYLIRDVVVSIAAFSGAFLWMLGPAVNFLVAFSFGVVGTIVFTIWGDDQSQRVNSLL, from the coding sequence ATGTCTCGCCTGTCACACATTTTAGCATTTTTCGGCCTGGGCAGAAGCACCATCGGCATGCTGTTTATGGTCATCCTGGTGGGTATGGGCGAGAGAATGGCCGAGCGGTTTCTTCCGGTTTACTTGATCGCAATCGGCGGCAGTGTGATTTCCATAGGCCTTTTAAACGGCCTTGATAATCTTTTATCCGCTCTTTACGCCTATCCGGGCGGTTATCTTTCCGACAGAATCGGCACCAAAAGAGCCCTGCTGGTGTTCAACCTCTTTGCCATGTGTGGATATCTTATGGTTATTTTTATTCCGTTATGGCAGGCTGTTTTGGTGGGTGCCGTGTTTTTTTTGTCATGGTCTGCCATATCGCTGCCGGCAACCATGAGCCTGATTACCAAGGTGCTTCCAATGAATAAGAGAACCATGGGGGTCTCCATGCTTTCCCTGGTGAGAAGATTCCCCATGGCGCTTGGACCGATTATGGGAGGGCTTTGCATCGGGTTATGGGGAGAGCGTGACGGCGTTCGGGCCGCATTTGTGGTTGCACTGCTGTTATCCGTGGTGGCAACCATCGTTCAGCAAAGCCTGATCGAAGACGATCATGGGCAGGCATCCCAAAAGGGGTATGTGTCACCGGAAAAAAATCCGCTAAAACTGTTACGCTACATGAGCCCCGCCCTTAAACGACTCCTTGTTGCTGATATTCTGGTAAGGTTTTGCGAACAGATTCCGTATGCTTTTGTGGTAATATGGAGCATGAAGACCATTGCAAACCCCGTTTCCGCCGTCCAGTTTGGTTTTTTAAGCGGTATTGAAATGGTGGTGGCGATGCTTATTTATGTTCCGGTGGCATATTTTGTCGACCAAAGCACAAAGAAGCCCTTTGTGGTCACAACCTTTATCTTTTTTACCCTCTTTCCCCTGGTGCTTCTATTCTGTCAGTCGTTTCAACTGCTGGTGCTTGCATTTATCCTGCGAGGGTTAAAAGAATTTGGTGAACCCACCCGGAAAGCGTTGATCATGGATCTTGCGCCGGAAGATCGCAAGGCAGGCATGTTCGGCCTGTATTATCTCATCCGTGACGTGGTGGTCTCCATCGCGGCATTTTCAGGTGCCTTCCTGTGGATGCTCGGACCGGCCGTCAACTTTCTGGTTGCATTTTCATTTGGCGTGGTCGGTACAATCGTCTTTACAATATGGGGGGATGATCAAAGCCAAAGAGTGAATTCTCTATTATAG
- a CDS encoding rhodanese-related (seleno)protein has product MRARLVRLVTGIIGVVILCMLAQSAIAAEVPRMTKEELKAKIGNSDVIIVDVRAGKDWKGSEFKIKGAVRENPSKFSPWAEKYPKDKTLVLYCAUPDEGTSAGTAQKLMGKGYTKVYALKGGWHEWFRANYPVEEK; this is encoded by the coding sequence ATGAGAGCAAGATTAGTTAGACTCGTTACAGGGATAATCGGTGTGGTTATATTATGTATGTTGGCCCAATCGGCCATCGCGGCTGAGGTTCCCAGGATGACAAAGGAGGAGCTCAAGGCAAAGATTGGCAATTCTGACGTTATAATCGTGGATGTACGAGCTGGAAAGGACTGGAAGGGAAGTGAGTTTAAAATCAAGGGAGCAGTCAGAGAAAATCCGTCAAAGTTTAGTCCCTGGGCTGAAAAATATCCCAAGGACAAGACCCTTGTGCTTTATTGCGCCTGACCAGATGAGGGTACTAGTGCCGGGACGGCACAGAAGCTTATGGGAAAGGGATACACAAAAGTTTACGCTCTCAAGGGAGGCTGGCACGAGTGGTTCAGGGCCAACTATCCCGTTGAAGAGAAGTAA
- a CDS encoding APC family permease, with translation MENDPFVKLNRMRFASLIAVATGLMLSSESLALLGNNAGVAGMSFLIFIPAAILLHLVTAFSLGEIMSPFPGPEAEARFIRMALGPVFAIVFPIGARVLFTVCAATGILATAGYVFNETFLFWFPNLGFSFCLLGILVLINLLGSKFSKTAQIMFVSVAILGLLVLSIGGLSGWENVPSVAENANPPFFQIARAALFAPVIFLGYDLAGMTIERTRRHPFALVKAMVGGLLLVGLIFYLWGVVSLKYVSPGKLADTTIPYTITAKAIMGEKGRIFMGIVILSGTCAAVNALFMAVSRMIAGMSTQGLLPSLLGPARNGAPIPLIFLGIWTGAMMAVGMAGEPALAVYTRAGMWLWLFNYAVIHLCVFIMSRRMPEKSKHIQIRGYRVFPIVAFAVLIMILVGLLWTDDESILLIKSIFLIVAGLSFYGLLWIRFSGKVTGLSK, from the coding sequence GTGGAAAACGACCCATTCGTCAAATTAAATAGGATGAGATTTGCCTCGCTCATAGCTGTTGCAACTGGCCTTATGTTGTCCAGTGAGTCTCTGGCTTTACTGGGAAACAACGCAGGCGTGGCGGGGATGTCCTTCCTGATTTTTATACCTGCAGCTATACTCCTTCACCTGGTCACTGCTTTCAGTTTGGGGGAAATAATGTCCCCTTTCCCTGGCCCAGAAGCTGAGGCTCGGTTCATAAGAATGGCTTTGGGTCCCGTATTTGCCATCGTTTTTCCTATCGGTGCGCGGGTTTTGTTCACCGTTTGCGCTGCTACCGGAATCCTGGCTACGGCCGGTTATGTGTTCAACGAGACGTTCCTTTTTTGGTTTCCAAACTTAGGTTTCTCCTTTTGTTTGCTGGGAATTCTGGTCTTAATAAATCTACTCGGATCTAAGTTTTCGAAGACAGCTCAGATTATGTTTGTCTCGGTGGCCATTTTGGGCCTCTTGGTATTGTCCATAGGAGGCTTGTCAGGATGGGAGAATGTTCCTTCAGTAGCAGAGAATGCCAACCCCCCGTTTTTCCAAATCGCACGGGCAGCATTGTTTGCTCCGGTTATTTTTTTGGGATATGATCTGGCTGGGATGACCATTGAAAGGACAAGGAGGCATCCCTTTGCTCTGGTGAAGGCCATGGTCGGAGGACTTTTGTTAGTTGGTTTGATATTCTATCTGTGGGGAGTCGTTTCCCTAAAATACGTATCACCCGGCAAATTAGCTGACACGACAATCCCTTATACGATTACAGCTAAAGCCATTATGGGCGAAAAGGGTAGGATTTTCATGGGAATAGTAATTCTGTCGGGCACCTGCGCTGCTGTAAATGCCTTATTTATGGCTGTTTCCAGAATGATTGCGGGTATGAGCACCCAGGGTCTCTTGCCATCTCTTTTGGGACCGGCCCGAAATGGCGCGCCGATTCCGCTTATCTTTCTGGGGATATGGACAGGGGCCATGATGGCTGTTGGGATGGCCGGAGAACCGGCATTGGCAGTATATACCAGGGCAGGTATGTGGCTTTGGCTTTTTAACTATGCCGTGATTCACCTTTGTGTTTTCATAATGAGCAGGCGTATGCCTGAAAAATCGAAACACATTCAGATTCGGGGTTATCGGGTATTTCCTATAGTCGCCTTTGCGGTATTGATTATGATTCTTGTTGGGCTGTTGTGGACCGATGATGAATCAATACTTCTTATAAAGTCTATTTTTTTAATTGTGGCCGGTCTCTCTTTTTACGGTCTACTATGGATTCGTTTTAGCGGAAAAGTGACAGGCTTATCAAAGTAG
- a CDS encoding DUF547 domain-containing protein, whose protein sequence is MMFHRHKIGVAALLCFLIVGLTATAAQGLDHSLYAGLLKKYVNHGAVNYQGFKNAESVLDQYLKKLQKVDSKMLSRNEQFAFYINAYNAWTIKLILSGYPGVKSIKELGTLFKSPWKKKICRIDGKIMTLDDIEHGILRPEFKDPRVHFAINCAAKSCPPLRSEPYHGDALDQQLDEMTGAFINHLESNRLENHMLYVSSIFKWFKEDFNNDIIGFFLKYAKGDLKGQLEADKEKIKVKYLDYNWSLNGK, encoded by the coding sequence ATGATGTTTCACAGGCACAAAATAGGTGTGGCTGCTCTGTTATGTTTTCTGATTGTGGGCTTGACAGCCACAGCCGCTCAAGGATTAGACCACAGCCTTTATGCCGGGTTGCTAAAGAAATATGTGAACCACGGCGCGGTGAACTATCAGGGGTTTAAAAATGCAGAATCGGTCCTTGATCAATATCTAAAGAAGTTGCAAAAAGTCGATTCCAAGATGCTGTCGCGCAATGAGCAATTTGCGTTCTACATCAATGCTTACAACGCCTGGACCATTAAGCTTATCCTCAGCGGATATCCTGGGGTGAAATCCATTAAAGAGCTGGGAACCCTGTTTAAAAGCCCCTGGAAAAAAAAGATTTGCCGTATTGACGGCAAAATCATGACCTTAGATGACATTGAGCATGGTATACTCAGACCGGAGTTTAAGGACCCACGGGTTCATTTTGCCATAAATTGCGCCGCTAAAAGCTGCCCTCCTTTGCGATCGGAGCCATACCACGGGGATGCATTAGACCAACAACTGGATGAAATGACTGGGGCGTTTATTAACCATCTTGAAAGCAATCGCCTGGAAAACCACATGCTTTACGTGAGCAGTATCTTTAAGTGGTTTAAGGAAGATTTCAATAACGATATCATCGGCTTTTTTTTGAAGTATGCAAAAGGGGATCTGAAAGGTCAACTGGAGGCCGATAAAGAAAAGATTAAGGTTAAGTACCTGGACTATAATTGGTCTCTTAATGGAAAATAG
- a CDS encoding TVP38/TMEM64 family protein — protein MEAATPQTVKSRSRALFKAGIFLGFIILAIYLIRFTPIKNYLTAQALGDFLEIAGYWAPVLFVLIYTVGVCVFLPGTLLTGLGAAIFGAYWGFLYVWIGAMLGASAAFFIGRTLGREFAASLIGDRLKKYDDGIERNGFATVLYLRLVYFPFTPMNFGMGLTKVHFRDYFSGTGLGIIVGTFIFTFFIGTLKEVWASGNWGELISFKVFFSIGLFIFSFFIPKIIKAVKGEK, from the coding sequence ATGGAAGCAGCCACACCACAAACGGTAAAAAGCCGGAGTCGAGCCCTATTCAAGGCGGGCATCTTTCTTGGGTTTATTATTTTGGCCATTTACCTGATTCGTTTTACCCCGATTAAGAATTATCTTACCGCACAAGCCCTGGGGGACTTTCTGGAAATAGCAGGATACTGGGCGCCGGTGCTGTTTGTGTTGATCTACACCGTTGGGGTTTGTGTGTTTTTGCCGGGAACATTGCTGACCGGTCTGGGAGCCGCCATTTTCGGAGCTTACTGGGGCTTTTTATATGTCTGGATCGGAGCCATGTTGGGCGCAAGCGCTGCATTCTTTATCGGACGAACCCTGGGAAGGGAGTTTGCTGCCTCGCTGATCGGAGACCGGCTTAAAAAATATGACGATGGCATCGAACGAAACGGTTTTGCCACAGTACTTTACCTGCGCCTGGTCTATTTCCCGTTCACACCCATGAATTTCGGTATGGGGCTAACCAAGGTACACTTCCGTGATTATTTTTCCGGTACCGGTTTAGGTATTATAGTGGGAACATTTATTTTCACGTTCTTTATCGGAACATTAAAAGAGGTATGGGCATCCGGTAACTGGGGAGAGCTGATATCTTTTAAGGTTTTCTTTTCAATCGGATTGTTCATCTTTTCATTCTTCATCCCAAAGATCATTAAGGCGGTAAAGGGAGAGAAATAA
- a CDS encoding rhodanese-like domain-containing protein — MKIDSFIFHTKRHAKRKLSVWRLPLLYLIIFVQAPVAAEYLTDAAKKRKIDEMYQGYQKDFPTVKDFSAELTLEIMDRKKIILVDIRKTKEQAVSMITGAITETKFRRNLSAYRDYIVIGYCTIGSRSGKLASKLKKKGIRMFNMRGGILAWLHAGGIVHKDGKPVNRVHVYGRK; from the coding sequence ATGAAAATTGATTCTTTTATATTTCATACGAAAAGACATGCAAAAAGAAAGTTATCAGTCTGGAGACTACCGCTTCTTTATCTCATTATCTTTGTCCAAGCCCCGGTCGCGGCGGAATATTTGACTGATGCGGCTAAGAAACGCAAAATTGATGAAATGTACCAAGGTTACCAAAAGGATTTTCCCACAGTAAAGGATTTTTCGGCAGAGCTGACCCTTGAGATTATGGACCGGAAAAAAATAATTCTGGTGGATATCCGAAAAACCAAAGAGCAGGCCGTGTCTATGATTACCGGGGCAATTACGGAAACGAAGTTCAGGCGAAACCTTTCCGCGTATCGGGACTATATCGTTATCGGATACTGCACCATCGGTTCAAGAAGCGGTAAACTGGCTTCCAAGCTCAAAAAGAAAGGCATCAGGATGTTTAACATGCGGGGAGGAATACTGGCCTGGCTCCATGCCGGGGGAATCGTTCATAAGGATGGCAAGCCGGTGAATCGGGTGCACGTATACGGCAGGAAGTGA